Proteins found in one Limnohabitans sp. TEGF004 genomic segment:
- a CDS encoding DMT family transporter, with the protein MQALWMLLGAAFFATMGVCVKYGSAHFNSAELVFYRGVVGCIFLVVIAQQQNISLRTQYLGMHVWRSIIGVTSLSAWFYAIAKLPLATAMTLNYMSSVWIAAFIVGGSLINWKPSEGQSAWSQGPLALTVMAGFAGVVMVLRPTMAQDQIYAGLIGLMSGFCAAFAYMQVTALGRIGEPETRTVFYFAIGTILAGLAGMAFMGISTWEWEHAVWLIPVGIFASLGQLCMTRAYSHGATLVVANLQYSGIVFAALYSLLLFGDDIPLIGWAGMALITLSGISATLLRARAAPQTPAEEH; encoded by the coding sequence ATGCAAGCCCTGTGGATGCTGCTGGGTGCAGCCTTTTTTGCCACCATGGGGGTTTGCGTCAAATATGGCTCCGCCCACTTCAACTCGGCTGAACTCGTGTTCTACCGTGGCGTTGTGGGTTGCATTTTTTTAGTAGTCATTGCGCAACAACAAAACATCTCGCTACGCACCCAATATTTGGGCATGCACGTGTGGCGGTCCATCATCGGTGTTACCTCATTGAGTGCTTGGTTTTACGCCATCGCCAAGCTGCCACTGGCCACTGCCATGACGCTCAACTACATGAGCAGCGTTTGGATTGCCGCCTTCATCGTGGGCGGCTCTCTCATCAATTGGAAACCGAGTGAAGGTCAAAGCGCTTGGTCACAAGGCCCCTTAGCCCTCACCGTCATGGCCGGCTTTGCGGGCGTGGTCATGGTGCTGCGACCCACCATGGCACAAGACCAAATTTATGCAGGTCTCATTGGCCTCATGTCTGGCTTTTGCGCGGCCTTTGCTTATATGCAAGTCACGGCCTTGGGGCGCATTGGAGAACCCGAAACGCGCACCGTGTTTTACTTTGCCATCGGCACCATCCTGGCAGGACTGGCAGGTATGGCATTCATGGGTATCTCTACTTGGGAGTGGGAGCACGCGGTGTGGCTGATCCCCGTGGGCATTTTTGCCTCACTCGGTCAGCTGTGCATGACACGCGCCTACAGCCACGGCGCCACGCTGGTGGTGGCCAACTTGCAATACTCGGGCATTGTGTTTGCTGCGCTCTACAGCTTGCTGCTGTTTGGTGATGACATCCCACTCATCGGTTGGGCGGGTATGGCACTTATTACCCTAAGCGGCATCTCTGCCACTTTGCTGCGTGCACGTGCCGCACCACAAACACCTGCCGAAGAACACTGA
- a CDS encoding sulfurtransferase, which translates to MYTTLISVAQLQAFQTSGAAVAVFDCTFDLMNPSAGYAQYVEQHIAGAQHADLDLHLATHDASKRVNGGRHPLPQRDVFAAWLQSMGVNQDTQVVVYDRNGMNYCGRLWWMLKWCGHDAVAVLDGGFQAWVAASGSVTSGETTTATKTTQAIGNFALREPLVRLVDTATVSAHLNDGSQTLIDARGAPRYRGEVEPLDPVAGHIPGALNRPFNTNLNAKGFFKSADELRAEFAALLGDAKPDTVVHHCGSGVSAVPNVLAMEVAGLGRTALYAGSWSEWCNTPSLPCKRS; encoded by the coding sequence ATGTACACCACACTCATTTCTGTTGCTCAACTCCAAGCCTTCCAAACCAGCGGTGCGGCTGTGGCTGTGTTTGACTGCACCTTCGATTTGATGAACCCATCGGCAGGCTACGCCCAGTATGTAGAGCAACACATCGCAGGCGCACAACACGCTGACCTGGACCTTCACCTCGCCACGCACGACGCAAGCAAGCGCGTGAATGGTGGCCGCCACCCGCTGCCCCAGCGCGACGTGTTTGCAGCTTGGTTGCAAAGCATGGGCGTGAACCAAGACACCCAAGTGGTGGTGTACGACCGCAACGGCATGAACTACTGCGGCCGCTTGTGGTGGATGCTCAAGTGGTGTGGCCACGATGCTGTGGCCGTGCTGGATGGTGGCTTTCAAGCTTGGGTGGCTGCGAGTGGCTCTGTGACTTCAGGCGAGACAACTACAGCGACCAAAACCACGCAGGCGATAGGCAACTTTGCACTGCGCGAGCCGCTGGTGAGATTGGTAGACACCGCCACCGTGTCTGCGCATTTGAACGACGGCTCACAAACCCTCATCGACGCACGCGGCGCACCGCGCTATCGCGGCGAGGTGGAGCCACTCGATCCTGTGGCAGGCCACATTCCCGGAGCACTGAACCGCCCATTCAACACCAACCTCAACGCCAAGGGTTTTTTCAAAAGCGCAGACGAATTGCGTGCTGAATTTGCTGCCTTGCTGGGTGATGCCAAACCAGACACCGTGGTGCACCACTGCGGCAGTGGCGTGAGCGCTGTGCCCAATGTGCTGGCCATGGAAGTAGCGGGCCTAGGACGCACCGCCTTGTATGCAGGCAGCTGGAGCGAGTGGTGCAACACCCCTAGCCTGCCCTGCAAAAGATCTTGA
- a CDS encoding ZIP family metal transporter encodes MTLISILVGTLVAGMGSVWLAALLAYALLSRFTQHLLSLAAGALLATAFTRLLPEAFELSVEAGVSAHALFVALLVGLVFFFLLDKAELWHHGHEHGHDHDHAHSHAHDHTHEHAHHTHDVHHQHHDHSHHSGGWAVLLGDSVHAFGDGILIAAAFVADPRLGVAAALAVMAHEVPHHVGDLVVLRQTLSNPRAALFKLTLAGGVTAIGGVMGYLLVGALHEYLPFFLVVAASSFIYVALADLIPQLQKRLSPKETAAQVAWLFAGIALVAALGEWAQH; translated from the coding sequence ATGACTTTGATTTCAATTCTTGTGGGTACCTTAGTTGCCGGCATGGGCAGTGTGTGGCTGGCGGCCTTGTTGGCTTATGCGCTGCTGTCGCGTTTCACCCAGCATTTGTTGAGCCTTGCGGCGGGCGCTTTGCTCGCGACGGCGTTCACACGCCTGTTGCCAGAGGCTTTTGAGCTGTCTGTGGAGGCGGGCGTTTCAGCACATGCTTTGTTCGTGGCGCTTCTGGTGGGCTTGGTGTTTTTCTTCTTGCTCGACAAAGCTGAGTTGTGGCACCACGGGCATGAGCATGGGCATGACCATGACCATGCTCACAGCCATGCACACGACCATACGCATGAACACGCACATCACACGCACGATGTGCATCACCAGCATCACGACCATAGCCACCACAGCGGTGGCTGGGCGGTGCTGTTGGGCGACAGCGTGCACGCCTTTGGCGATGGCATTTTGATTGCGGCGGCTTTTGTGGCAGACCCGCGTTTGGGTGTGGCCGCTGCGTTGGCGGTGATGGCGCACGAAGTGCCGCACCATGTGGGCGACTTGGTGGTGTTGCGCCAAACGCTGAGTAACCCACGCGCTGCCTTGTTCAAACTCACGCTGGCCGGTGGCGTGACGGCGATCGGTGGCGTGATGGGCTATCTGCTCGTGGGTGCATTGCACGAGTACTTGCCGTTTTTCTTGGTGGTGGCTGCCAGCAGCTTTATTTATGTCGCGCTGGCTGATTTGATTCCGCAGTTGCAAAAACGTCTCTCGCCGAAAGAGACAGCAGCCCAAGTGGCTTGGCTGTTTGCAGGCATTGCCCTGGTCGCCGCTTTAGGCGAGTGGGCACAGCACTGA
- the pcaF gene encoding 3-oxoadipyl-CoA thiolase, with the protein MTEAYICDAIRTPFGRYGGALSSVRADDLAAVPIKALMERNPTVDWSQVTDVLYGCANQAGEDNRNVARMAALLAGLPMEVPGGTINRLCGSGLDAVGTAARAIKSGEAALMIAGGVESMSRAPFVMPKAESAFSRNNAVYDTTIGWRFVNKLMKAQYGVDSMPETAENVAVDYKIEREAQDQMALRSQRNALAAIQDGHFAREICAVTIPQKKGDALVVSQDEHPRDTNLESLAKLKGVVRPEGSVTAGNASGVNDGACALLLANEASVKQYGLTPKARVVGMATAGVAPRVMGIGPAPATQKVLAQTGLTIEQMDVIELNEAFAAQGLAVLRMLGLKDDDARVNAWGGAIALGHPLGASGARLVTTAINRLHTTGGRYALCTMCIGVGQGIALIIKRV; encoded by the coding sequence ATGACTGAAGCCTATATTTGCGATGCAATTCGTACCCCCTTTGGACGTTATGGCGGCGCGTTGAGTAGCGTTCGTGCTGATGATTTGGCCGCAGTTCCAATCAAGGCCTTGATGGAGCGCAACCCCACAGTCGACTGGTCGCAAGTGACCGATGTGCTTTATGGCTGTGCCAACCAAGCCGGCGAAGACAACCGCAACGTGGCGCGCATGGCTGCTTTGCTCGCAGGCTTGCCCATGGAGGTGCCAGGTGGCACGATCAATCGCTTGTGTGGTTCAGGCTTAGACGCGGTGGGCACCGCAGCACGCGCCATCAAATCGGGCGAAGCGGCGCTGATGATCGCGGGCGGTGTCGAGAGCATGAGCCGTGCCCCCTTTGTCATGCCCAAAGCCGAGAGCGCATTCAGCCGCAACAACGCGGTGTATGACACCACCATTGGCTGGCGCTTTGTGAACAAGCTCATGAAGGCGCAATACGGCGTGGACAGCATGCCCGAAACCGCAGAAAACGTGGCAGTCGATTACAAGATTGAGCGCGAAGCGCAGGACCAAATGGCTTTGCGTAGCCAGCGCAATGCATTGGCCGCCATCCAAGATGGTCACTTTGCACGCGAAATTTGTGCTGTGACCATTCCCCAGAAAAAAGGCGATGCTTTGGTGGTGAGCCAAGACGAACACCCACGCGACACCAACCTAGAGTCGTTGGCCAAACTCAAAGGTGTGGTGCGCCCCGAGGGCAGCGTGACAGCAGGCAATGCCAGTGGCGTGAACGATGGCGCTTGTGCTTTGTTGTTGGCCAACGAAGCGAGCGTGAAGCAATATGGTCTGACGCCCAAAGCTCGCGTGGTGGGCATGGCCACTGCTGGCGTGGCTCCGCGCGTGATGGGCATTGGCCCTGCGCCTGCCACTCAAAAAGTGCTGGCACAAACGGGTTTAACGATTGAGCAAATGGATGTCATTGAACTGAACGAGGCTTTTGCTGCTCAAGGCCTGGCCGTACTGCGTATGTTGGGCTTGAAGGACGACGATGCCCGCGTGAACGCTTGGGGCGGTGCCATTGCGCTGGGTCATCCCTTAGGTGCTTCGGGCGCGCGTTTGGTCACCACGGCCATCAACCGTTTGCACACCACAGGTGGGCGCTATGCGCTGTGCACCATGTGCATTGGGGTGGGGCAGGGGATTGCCTTGATCATCAAGCGGGTTTGA
- a CDS encoding 3-oxoacid CoA-transferase subunit B: MTNYTKRTKQELAQRVAQDIFDGAYVNLGIGQPTLVANYLPEGMEVVLHSENGILGMGQAPLTGEEDYDLINAGKQPVTLLAGGAYFHHADSFAMMRGGHLDISVLGAFQVSATGDLANWSTGEAGAIPAVGGAMDLAVGAKQTWVMMDLLTKKGESKVVQECSYPLTGLGCVKRIYSDLATLECTPEGLKLIDQVDGLSKEELERLIGLPVHV, translated from the coding sequence ATGACTAATTACACAAAACGAACAAAGCAAGAACTCGCTCAGCGCGTGGCGCAAGATATTTTTGATGGCGCGTATGTCAATCTTGGCATCGGTCAACCCACACTGGTTGCCAATTACTTGCCTGAGGGCATGGAGGTCGTCCTTCACAGCGAAAACGGCATCCTAGGGATGGGACAGGCACCGTTGACTGGAGAGGAAGATTACGACTTGATCAACGCTGGCAAGCAGCCTGTGACCTTATTGGCAGGCGGTGCTTATTTCCATCATGCAGACAGCTTTGCCATGATGCGTGGTGGTCATCTCGACATCAGTGTTTTGGGCGCATTTCAGGTGTCAGCGACTGGCGATCTTGCCAATTGGAGCACGGGTGAAGCAGGTGCGATTCCTGCGGTGGGTGGTGCGATGGACTTGGCGGTTGGTGCCAAACAGACTTGGGTCATGATGGATCTCCTCACTAAAAAAGGCGAGAGCAAGGTTGTGCAAGAGTGCTCATATCCCCTCACGGGATTGGGCTGCGTCAAGCGCATTTATTCTGATTTGGCAACGTTGGAATGCACCCCTGAAGGTTTGAAGCTGATCGATCAAGTGGATGGTTTGAGCAAAGAAGAGCTTGAACGACTCATCGGTCTCCCAGTTCACGTCTGA
- a CDS encoding 3-oxoacid CoA-transferase subunit A: MINKICKSIPDALSGIKDGSTVLIGGFGTAGIPNELIDGLIQHGARELTVVNNNAGNGGTGLAALLKAGQVRKIICSFPRQADSYVFDELYRSGKIELELVPQGNLAERLRAAGAGVGAFYTPTGFGTELSLNVDGTPKETRRINGKDYVLEYPIYGDVALIKAETGDRWGNLTFRKAARNFGPVMATAAKCTIATVHDVVELGKMDPESIVTPGIFVSRIVKIERVATQAGGFKQAA, translated from the coding sequence ATGATCAACAAAATTTGCAAAAGTATTCCTGATGCTTTGTCCGGAATCAAAGACGGATCGACGGTCTTGATTGGCGGTTTCGGTACTGCCGGTATCCCAAATGAGCTCATCGACGGATTGATTCAGCATGGTGCACGCGAACTGACAGTCGTCAACAACAACGCTGGCAACGGAGGCACCGGGTTGGCTGCCTTGCTCAAGGCAGGACAAGTACGAAAAATCATTTGTAGCTTTCCTCGGCAAGCTGACTCATACGTCTTTGATGAGCTCTATCGAAGCGGAAAGATCGAGTTGGAGTTGGTACCTCAAGGGAACTTGGCTGAACGACTTCGTGCCGCTGGCGCTGGTGTTGGTGCGTTCTACACGCCAACTGGCTTCGGAACAGAGCTGTCATTGAATGTAGACGGAACACCCAAAGAGACGCGTCGTATCAATGGCAAAGACTATGTGCTCGAGTATCCAATCTACGGCGATGTGGCCTTGATCAAAGCTGAAACGGGCGATCGTTGGGGGAACCTAACCTTCCGTAAAGCAGCGCGTAATTTTGGACCTGTCATGGCCACTGCAGCCAAATGCACCATTGCAACTGTTCACGATGTGGTCGAACTGGGCAAGATGGATCCTGAGTCAATCGTGACCCCTGGAATATTCGTCTCACGCATCGTGAAGATTGAACGCGTGGCGACACAAGCGGGCGGCTTCAAGCAAGCTGCGTAA
- a CDS encoding alpha/beta hydrolase, giving the protein MSDIYSVQLSDGPGLPVVVSHALGLDHAMWSGWIDAQKGQRPILAYDHRGQGRSKLGLRPLDLDLLVEDAATLVNAWKRGPVVFVGLSQGGMVGQGLAIKHPSLVRGLVLAHTVGSYAPAAQAAWKERIAIVEQRGIAAVVDLISQRYLSEDFRANNPQVTDALRAQILANDAKAYVANCQAVASVNWLNDLKLIGCPTLVLAGALDMGATPAMAEAIHHEISGSQLEIFEHASHLSPLEQPEKFQHAVGEFLNRL; this is encoded by the coding sequence ATGTCTGATATTTACTCAGTGCAACTTTCAGATGGACCAGGACTTCCAGTTGTCGTGAGCCATGCCTTGGGCCTGGATCACGCCATGTGGTCGGGCTGGATAGATGCCCAAAAAGGACAACGTCCCATATTGGCGTATGACCATCGTGGACAGGGCCGATCTAAGCTCGGCTTGCGCCCGCTTGATTTAGACCTCTTGGTAGAAGATGCAGCCACACTCGTCAACGCGTGGAAGCGCGGTCCTGTCGTCTTCGTAGGCCTGTCGCAGGGTGGCATGGTCGGGCAAGGATTGGCCATCAAGCACCCGAGTTTGGTGAGGGGACTTGTGTTGGCTCACACCGTAGGGAGTTATGCACCTGCAGCGCAAGCCGCTTGGAAGGAGCGCATCGCTATTGTTGAGCAGCGCGGAATAGCAGCTGTTGTCGACCTGATTTCACAGCGGTATTTGTCTGAAGATTTTCGAGCAAACAACCCTCAAGTCACAGATGCACTTCGCGCTCAGATTTTGGCTAACGATGCAAAAGCCTATGTTGCCAATTGCCAAGCGGTTGCCAGCGTCAATTGGTTGAATGATTTGAAATTGATCGGCTGCCCCACCTTGGTTTTAGCTGGAGCGTTAGACATGGGGGCAACGCCAGCGATGGCAGAAGCGATACATCATGAAATCTCAGGTTCGCAATTAGAAATTTTTGAGCATGCATCTCATCTGAGCCCACTTGAGCAACCAGAAAAATTCCAACACGCTGTTGGTGAGTTTTTAAATAGACTTTGA
- a CDS encoding tripartite tricarboxylate transporter substrate binding protein: MKLHKLVNSVSLKWLAIAACGWMAISSVHAAYPDKPIRWIVPFPPGGAMDSIARSVGEQLSRKFGQPVVIENKAGAGGNLGVDFVAKSPADGYTMVITSIGMVTNRHLYAKLGYDPIKDFAPVSMLAVVPNMLVVNPTKVKAKSLRDLITEVKAKPGKLTYASAGNGTSIHLAGELFTSMTGLDIQHIPYRGSGPAVSDLLGGQVDMMFDSVSSARPYVQAGKLNALGVTTSKRSTAMPEVPTIAEAGVPGYVLSPWFGVFMPAATPPDIVKFMNVALIEAMSRTEVKARFSVLGAEAIGSTPEAFASSLLAESAKWEKLIREKNIQPD, translated from the coding sequence ATGAAACTTCACAAACTAGTCAACAGCGTCAGCTTGAAATGGCTGGCTATTGCAGCCTGCGGTTGGATGGCCATCTCATCTGTGCATGCAGCCTATCCAGACAAACCCATCCGCTGGATTGTTCCGTTCCCACCTGGTGGCGCCATGGACAGTATTGCGCGCTCTGTTGGCGAGCAGCTGTCGCGCAAGTTTGGGCAACCTGTGGTGATTGAAAACAAAGCGGGTGCGGGTGGTAACTTAGGCGTTGACTTCGTGGCCAAGTCACCTGCCGATGGTTACACCATGGTGATCACATCCATTGGTATGGTGACCAATCGTCACTTGTACGCCAAGTTGGGCTATGACCCAATCAAAGACTTTGCGCCGGTGTCGATGCTGGCTGTCGTGCCCAACATGCTGGTGGTCAATCCAACGAAGGTGAAAGCAAAAAGCCTGCGTGACTTGATTACTGAAGTCAAGGCAAAACCCGGAAAGCTGACCTATGCATCAGCAGGTAACGGAACTTCAATCCATTTGGCCGGTGAGTTGTTCACATCCATGACCGGTTTGGACATCCAACACATCCCTTATCGCGGCAGTGGCCCTGCTGTTTCCGATTTACTGGGTGGACAAGTGGACATGATGTTCGACAGCGTGTCATCGGCACGTCCCTATGTACAGGCAGGTAAGTTGAATGCCTTGGGTGTCACCACGTCAAAGCGGTCAACCGCCATGCCAGAAGTGCCAACCATTGCAGAGGCTGGCGTTCCAGGGTACGTGCTTTCTCCTTGGTTTGGTGTCTTCATGCCTGCAGCAACGCCGCCCGATATTGTGAAATTTATGAATGTAGCGTTGATCGAGGCGATGAGCCGCACTGAAGTCAAAGCGCGCTTCTCCGTATTAGGTGCGGAAGCGATTGGCAGCACACCAGAAGCATTTGCTTCTAGTTTGCTGGCAGAGAGCGCGAAATGGGAAAAGCTCATTCGCGAGAAAAATATCCAGCCTGACTGA
- the catC gene encoding muconolactone Delta-isomerase has protein sequence MLYLVRMDVRIPTGADPKQMDEIKALEKAYSQELQRDGRWVHLWRVVGEYANYSVFDVSSNDELHQLLSALPLFPYMEIHVTPLAQHPSSIV, from the coding sequence ATGTTGTATCTCGTGCGCATGGATGTTCGTATTCCCACAGGTGCTGATCCTAAACAGATGGATGAAATCAAGGCTCTCGAAAAAGCGTATTCGCAAGAGCTGCAGCGTGACGGACGTTGGGTTCATTTGTGGCGTGTCGTCGGTGAGTACGCCAACTACAGTGTGTTTGATGTGAGTTCAAACGATGAGTTGCATCAGCTTCTTTCTGCGTTGCCTCTGTTTCCATACATGGAGATCCATGTCACACCTCTGGCTCAACATCCATCTTCCATTGTCTGA
- a CDS encoding muconate cycloisomerase family protein, whose protein sequence is MPHIISLQPRIIDIPTVRPHKLSFGSIQQQSYCIVRIELSDGAVGWGEAATIGGASWNEESPESILHAVKAYLTPAVLNQEAGGFESILLRMDKSCRGNYFAKSAVEMALIDAVARSQNLPAWQLLGGKLHERLPLAWTLATGDVGKDLEEAYRKLEERRHRIFKIKIGARSPQDDVALVSAIARELAGKARFTVDVNQAWDVNTARRYVPELADAGVDLIEQPVAKWNIEGLTSLVGMQMRTLIMADESVCTPQEALMLSKQNASHVFSLKVAKHGGLLRTRKVAAVAEAADIDWYGGTMLETSLGSAASAHVFSTLPGKHHGCELFGPQLLVDDIVETPMLVKDFDLHIPDGPGFGVTIDEKKLDRFDREKQGLTPTHFDLGRK, encoded by the coding sequence ATGCCTCACATCATTTCGCTGCAACCGCGCATCATCGATATTCCAACAGTTCGGCCTCATAAACTGTCCTTTGGTTCAATACAGCAACAAAGTTATTGCATCGTTCGGATCGAGTTGTCCGACGGTGCAGTGGGGTGGGGCGAGGCGGCCACCATTGGTGGTGCGTCTTGGAATGAAGAGTCCCCCGAGAGCATCTTGCATGCAGTCAAGGCGTATTTGACGCCAGCAGTTCTCAACCAAGAAGCAGGTGGTTTTGAATCGATTTTGCTTCGCATGGATAAAAGCTGCCGTGGCAACTACTTCGCCAAAAGTGCCGTTGAGATGGCGCTCATTGATGCAGTGGCTCGGTCTCAGAATTTGCCAGCTTGGCAATTGCTTGGCGGTAAGTTGCATGAGCGTTTGCCTTTGGCTTGGACTTTGGCGACAGGCGATGTTGGCAAAGATCTAGAAGAGGCTTACCGAAAACTAGAAGAGCGGCGTCACCGCATCTTCAAAATAAAAATTGGCGCACGTTCGCCGCAAGACGATGTCGCACTGGTCAGTGCCATCGCGCGCGAATTGGCTGGTAAAGCACGATTCACGGTGGATGTGAATCAGGCTTGGGATGTCAATACGGCTCGAAGATACGTCCCCGAATTGGCAGATGCTGGTGTGGACTTGATTGAGCAACCTGTTGCAAAGTGGAACATTGAAGGTTTGACTTCGTTGGTCGGTATGCAGATGCGCACGCTCATCATGGCTGATGAGAGCGTTTGTACACCTCAGGAGGCACTCATGTTGTCAAAACAAAACGCGTCACATGTTTTTTCACTGAAAGTGGCAAAGCATGGTGGCTTACTTCGCACACGCAAAGTCGCTGCGGTTGCCGAGGCTGCTGACATCGATTGGTATGGCGGCACGATGCTCGAGACATCGCTGGGCAGTGCTGCATCGGCGCACGTTTTCTCGACGCTCCCAGGTAAGCACCATGGTTGCGAATTGTTCGGGCCGCAACTGCTGGTTGACGACATTGTCGAGACACCCATGTTGGTGAAAGACTTCGATTTGCATATTCCAGATGGTCCAGGATTTGGCGTCACGATTGATGAGAAAAAGCTCGATCGCTTCGACAGAGAGAAGCAAGGCCTGACCCCCACACATTTTGATCTCGGACGCAAATAA